The Parasedimentitalea marina genome window below encodes:
- a CDS encoding TAXI family TRAP transporter solute-binding subunit, whose product MIRSTIGAVTFGCLVLAGGLAQAQEMQFFRIGTGGAGGTYFPIGGIIANAISNPPGSRACDDGGNCGVPGLVAMAQSTNASAHNVNAIQNGQMEAGLSGAATLHFAYNGKGKFEGNAKPDLRVIANLYPEDLHLVLSEGASLNSLADLAGKRVGIAQAGSGTQIAVELMLADYNVTRDNMDEAELNNAQSAERIADGQLDAYFYAAGTPVAALIQLDNTKGMELHNWSPEEVKMANSTVPYYIPSVIPAGTYPGVTYDVNTVAVSGMLVTNANIDEELVYQITKAMWSNTARKLLDNGHPKGKAITLETALEGVEGIGVPLHPGAERFYREAGLLK is encoded by the coding sequence ATGATCAGATCTACCATTGGTGCAGTAACATTTGGCTGCCTTGTGCTTGCAGGAGGATTAGCGCAAGCGCAGGAAATGCAATTTTTCCGGATTGGAACCGGTGGGGCAGGTGGCACCTATTTCCCCATTGGTGGCATTATTGCCAACGCCATCTCAAATCCACCGGGATCGCGGGCGTGCGATGACGGCGGCAACTGTGGTGTGCCCGGTCTGGTGGCAATGGCGCAATCAACCAATGCTTCGGCACATAATGTTAATGCCATTCAAAATGGACAGATGGAAGCCGGGTTATCTGGGGCTGCGACGCTGCATTTTGCCTACAATGGCAAGGGTAAATTCGAAGGCAACGCCAAGCCGGATTTGCGGGTGATCGCAAACTTATATCCCGAAGATCTGCATCTTGTTTTGTCCGAAGGCGCATCGCTCAACAGTCTGGCCGATCTTGCGGGAAAGCGCGTCGGTATCGCCCAGGCGGGGTCTGGCACGCAGATTGCGGTCGAACTTATGTTGGCCGATTACAATGTGACCCGTGACAATATGGATGAGGCTGAGTTGAACAACGCTCAAAGTGCCGAACGTATCGCCGATGGTCAACTGGATGCCTACTTTTATGCGGCGGGTACACCGGTTGCTGCATTGATTCAGCTCGACAATACCAAGGGTATGGAGTTGCACAACTGGTCACCGGAGGAGGTCAAGATGGCCAACTCCACTGTACCATACTACATCCCATCAGTGATCCCGGCGGGTACATACCCTGGCGTGACTTATGATGTGAACACAGTGGCGGTCTCTGGCATGCTTGTGACCAACGCCAACATTGACGAAGAACTGGTTTACCAAATCACCAAGGCAATGTGGTCGAATACAGCGCGCAAGCTTTTGGATAACGGCCATCCTAAAGGCAAGGCGATCACGCTGGAGACTGCGCTGGAAGGGGTCGAAGGGATTGGAGTGCCGCTGCATCCTGGAGCCGAGCGTTTCTATCGAGAAGCCGGCCTGCTTAAGTAA